CTTTTACATGGGCATCAACATTGGGGCTTTCTTTGCTCCGAGTGCGGCACGTGCCGTACGCAGCTGGGTTTTAAAAAGTCAGGGGCTCGAATACGATGCAGCCATTCCTTCGCTGGCACACAAATACCTGAACGGCACACTGGCCAATGCCAAAGAATTGTCGCAGTTTGCCCACGAGCAGATGGGGAGTCATTTCACCAATCTTGAAGAATTTTCGCGGCATTACATTGATGCACTGAGTAAATCGTACAATGCCGGTTTTGCCGTGGCAGCTCTCAGTATGATTCTTTCTATTGTGATTTTTCTCGGTTTCCGGAAATATTACAAACATGCTGATATAACCCACAAACAGCAAAAGGCACTGAACAAAGACAGTGTAGTAGAGCTTACCCCGGAACAAACCAAAGACCGTTTGATGGCCTTAGGATTGGTTTTCCTTGTGGTGATTTTCTTTTGGATGGCTTTCCACCAAAATGGATTTACGCTTACCATATTTGCCCGTGACTACACGGTAAGTGCTGTAAATAAAGCCACTGCTGTCATCTTTAACTTGTCCACCTTTTTGCCTGTTCTTATGGGTATTCTCGGAATTGTTTTGGCTGTCGGAAAAAACAATTCGGCTAAAGTGCGGCTCATTGGCGCAGCCATCGCCGTGGGTTCGGCCCTGGTAGGTTATTATACCATCAGCCAACTCAAACCGGAAGGAAATCCTATTTCTCCGGAAATATTCCAGCAGTTTAATCCTATTTTTATCGTATTCATGACTCCGGTGATCGTAGGATTCTTCTCCTATCTCCGGAAACGCGGAAAAGAACCGTCGTCTCCAAAGAAAATCGGAATCGGTATGGTAATCACGGCACTGGGATTCTCCATCATGGTACTGGCTTCACAAGGATTGATGAGTCCGCATGATCTGGCCCAACAGGGAGGGGTTTCGCCCGTACTGCGTTCTCCGTTCTGGCTCATCGGCACTTATTTCACCCTGACCATTGCCGAATTATTTCTGAGCCCTATTGGCATTTCGTTTGTTTCGCAAGTAGCACCGCCACAATACAAAGGGCTGGCACAAGGGGGCTGGCTGGGTGCTACGGCCGTAGGGAATCTTGCTGCCGGACTTATCGGACCCTTTTGGGATAAATGGGAACTGTGGCAGTTTTTTGCTCTTTTGGTCGGACTTACACTGCTCTCGGCCTTGTTCATTTTCTCCATCCTGAAGTTGCTTGAAAGAGCGACTAATTCTTAAAAAGATCAATCAGTATGGTTCAAGCATTTATTGAACCATACTGATTTTTTCCTGTACTTTTGCCGCATGAACTCTCCATTTGGCACGAAACACCGATATAACGCCTATTCCGATTATTTTAAAAGGACTTTTGGCGAACGGGTACAGAAAATTACCATCGATGCCGGTTTTACCTGTCCGAACCGCGATGGCACGCTGGCACGTGGCGGTTGTACTTATTGCAACAACAATGCTTTCAATCCGTCCTATTGTCATCCGCAAAAACCGGTAGTCCAACAGGTAGCCGAAGGAATCGAATTTCACAAAGTACGTTATCGCCGTGCTTCGCGGTATCTGGTTTATTTTCAACCCTATTCCAATACTTATGCCCCGCTGGAAAAGCTAAAGAGTCTTTACGAAGAAGCCCTGGCACAGGAAGGCGTTACCGGTCTGGTAATCGGAACCCGCCCCGATTGTGTGGATGATGAAAAACTGGACTATCTGCAACAACTGGCCGAAAAATACTATATCATTATTGAATTCGGAGTAGAAAGCATATATAATCAAACCCTGGAACGTATTAATCGTCAACACACTTTTGAGCAATCTGTTGAGGCCATTAAAGCCACTGCACAGAGGAACCTGCATGTGGGTGCACATTTTATTTTTGGTCTTCCCGGTGAAACCCGCCAAATGATGCTGGACTCGGTAAAAACGGTTTCGCAGCTGCCGCTGACCACCATCAAATTCCACCAGTTGCAAATCATTACCGGAACAGCCATGGCAGCAGATTATAAAAAACATCCGGAAAACTATTCGTTATTTTCGTTTGAAGAATATCTTGATTTTATTATCCGGTATACCGAGCAACTCAATCCGGATTTTATTATTGAACGCTTTGCCGGGGAAGTGCCGCCGCGATTTTTAGCCGGACCGGGCTGGGGACTGATCCGTAACGACCAGATCAATGTCGCCATTGAAAAAGAGATGGAAAAACGCAATACCTGGCAGGGAAAATATTATAAACCTTGAGTGATGACTGTCAACAACTCATATGAACTCTTCCGAAAAAAGAGGAACAGCGAAAAAGCGGGCTTTGTGCAACCGGTTATTGTAGCCGATCATATCCAGTCACCGATGAACGTGGGGGCCATTTTACGGCTGGCTGCCAATATTCATGCCACCAAAGTTTGGCTGGTATATAAAGAAGACCCGGGATTTCGTTCTTACAAAATCAAAAGCACCTCTTCGGGCGCCAGCGAAAAAACCGACTGGGAAATTATTTCACCGGAAAAATTACCGGAAGTTTTACCGGCTGACTATGAAGTTGTTGCCATTGAAACTACTGAAGATGCACAAAACATTTACCAGACCCGGCTTCCGGAAAAGATTGCTTTTGTAGTCGGGAACGAACGGTACGGCATTTCGGACGAACTCCTCCGGCTCTGCTCACAAAAGGTTTTTATTCCCATCCCCGGCCCTATCTCATCACTAAATGTCAGTCATGCTTTAGGAATTAGCCTGTTTGAATGGCTACGCCGGCAGATAAACGAAACTACCGGGCCGTTTTAACTACTTTCTGCTTTTTAAGGACCGTACCTTTTTCATCTTTTACCAGTACAAAATACAATCCATCCGGGAGCGATTGCATATCAATCCGGTCAGCAGCAGTGGTTTTCAACAGCTCTCCCTGCAGTGAATAAAGATATTTTACAGCCGGAACCTGTCCTGAAAAATGCAGGACATCCGAAACAGGATTGGGATACACAGAAAAATTTGCTTCTGCATAATGGGGAATCGCCGTGGCTGTCGTATCCCCCCAAATGAGTTGCACATACTCCGGATGATCAATAAACGGATTGCGGTTATGCTGATAAGAATAAACCACATCATTACGATGGCGTTCAAAAGCATCTACCGGATCTTCTTCACTCCAGCGCAGCAAAGTATGCAACATGGCAAAAAGCGGTTCTCGCGTATCAACATCTGCCGGAAGATAATCAATAAGCTGAAGATCAGGCTCTCCGTTTTCACCTTCATAACGGGTAGCCATATAAAAGATCATGCGGGCCACATCGCCTTTCACTTCTTTCCGGGGTTGCCAAACCCAACGGGTAGTACTTGTATAACTTCCGGTAAATACTCCATCATCATAAACTTTTACCGTACAGGAATCGAACCAACGATTACTACGGGCACTGTTTACAGAAATATCAGCCGGACGTAAGTTATGAGCATCCGTACCCGCCGGCGGGTCGGTATCAAAATCGCCCCGCGACTTGGCCCAGACATGCTCACGCGACCATCCTTTCCCGTTATTATATTCCTGAGCGGCATTTACAGACCGGCCGGTGTACAACAAAATTACATTGTCAGGATTTGCTGTATCGCGATCGGTTTCCTTCAAAATATCCCACACATCTGTCGAACTACTCGTATAAGGATAGGTCGTGTGCCCTTTAATGATATTGTATAGCGCTGTTTTTAAGGCTTTTCCTTTTAATCCGGCTGCCCCATCATAATAACCATCCGGAATCTGGGCAATAAGAACAAAGCCCAATAAGGAAAAGAAAAAAGAAAGTAAGAATCGTTTCATATGCAAAAAAATATAAGCCGCAAAGATAGAATAATTTTCATATGACCGGGAAGCCCCGTCATCTTTCCATTCAACGATATCCCAAAGAGAAAAATCTCCCCTTTTTGACAAATAAAAAAATATAAAATAATAAAAGACCTTTTACTCTTTTATTTTAAAAAAAAGTGTATTTTTGCCGCAGAATTCAACTAAAAAAAGATGGTCATTACCGGAAATACAAAGATTTCAAAAATCATAAAGCAAGACAAAAATGTGATTGATGTCATTGCTTCAATCAATAAGCATTTTCGCAAGTTAAAAAATCCGATATTGTGTAAAATGCTGGCTTCGCGCGTAAGCGTAGCCGACGCCGCCCGGATTGGCGGAATCAGCACAGAAGAATTTCTGAAAAAATTACAACAACACGGCTACGCCGTGCAATTTTCGGATTACCCTGAAAATGAAGAAGTAAAAAATACGAACCATAATTCTTTAACCGATAAAAAAGTGATGGACAAAACAAATATTGTAACCCTGGACGCTCGTCCCATACTGGCCAAAGGCATTGATCCGTTTGACGACATCATGAAGACACTTAAAAGTATGAATGACGATCAAACCCTTTTGATCATTAATACTTTTGAGCCCATTCCGATTTTGAATATCCTGAAAAAACGGGGATATGAATACGAAACGGAACGTCCCGAACCGGGCGTGGTTCATACCTATCTGCAAAAAGCCGGGAAGCCGGAAGACGGCAAAACAATTACCGAAATTCATACTTCAAAAGAAGATGATTTTGAATCGGTTGAAAAACGTTTCGACGGAAAAATGAGAGAAATTGATGTGCGCAACATGGAAATGCCCATGCCTATGGTAACCGTTTTGGAAGAGCTGGAAAAACTCTCGCCGGGAGAAGCCCTGTACGTTCACCATAAACGGCTGCCCCAATACCTTTTACCCGAACTGGAAAACCGCGGTTTTCAACTGGTTCAAAAGCCTGTTAACGAAGAGAATTTAAAACTTATTATCTACAAATAATGCAAGCAGGATTAAGTACAAAAAATGCCCCGTCACCTTCGGTGGTTTTGCCCCATTTTATTTTTGCGGCACTGATGTTTCTTACCGCAGCATTTGTCTTAACCGTGGCAGCCCCTCACCTGCTGCTTCCGTTCCACCTTAATCCGCAAATGCTGACAATCACGCATCTTATGGTCCTGGGGTTCATCACCATGATTATCTTCGGCTCTTTGTATCAGCTTATTCCGGTGGTCATGGAGGTGAAGCTTTACAGCGAAATTCTGGCTAAAATTACTTTTTGGTTGTTTGGCATTGGTTTGCTCATTCTGGTATACAGTTTCTGGGAAGCCGATTTCGGCCCCAAGCAAGACTGGCTTTGGTTCGAAATATCCGGCACTCTTGTGCTCACTGCTGTTTTTTTGTTTGCCATCAACACGCTGGTGAGTGCATCCCGGTCTGACCGGATGGATATGGGAAATATCTTTGTGGTAACCGGTATCATTTATCTGGTTTTAACCGTTTCGCTGGCCATTTTAATGATTATCAATTTTGCTCATCCTTATATCCCGGTAAGCGTTTTGGATTTATTAAAAATGCACCTGACCCTGGGATTGGCCGGATGGTTTTTATTTTTGGTTATCGGTGTATCCAGCAAGCTAATGCCCATGTTTCTGATCATTCACAAACTGCCTGATCATTTGCTAAAATATGCCTATTATCTGCTGAATGCCGGAGTTATTGCCCTGTCTTCGGTTTTATATTTCTATCCGAAACCCTGGGCCGTAATTGTATCGACTTTATTTATCCTGGCCGGAATCATCCTTTACCTGGCTTTTATCCGGTATGCTTTCCAGCACCGGTTTCGTAAAAACCTGGATACCGGCATGTTACTTTCCAAAGCCGCTTTTTTGCTTTCGGTACTAACCCTTGTATTGGGAATTTTGGCAATTGCCGCGCCTGACTTTTTACAAGATTACCAAATCCAGGTAGATGTTGCCTTTATAATGAGCATTATCTTTGGTTTTCTGACAGCACTCATACTGGGACAAACCTACAAAACACTCCCTTTTATTGTGTGGCTGCAAAAATACTCTGCCAAAGTAGGGAAACAAAAAATTCCGTTGCCCCAGGAAATTTATTCCGATCGTATTGCGCGCTGGCATATGCAAACCTACTATGTGGCTTTTGCTTTTTTAATGGCCGGAGAGCTAATGAAAGCGACATGGCTCATTCAGTCGGCCGGGGCCATGTTTTTAATTACCGCTGTTTTGTACAACATCAATGTTTTTAAAATTGTATTTCACAAAGAAAAAATTATAGAAAATGAGTGACATTCATCATCTGACAGAAAAAGAGAAAGAGATTGCAGAATTATTAAAAACCGTTATTGACCCGGAAGTAGCCGTTAACATTATCGACTTGGGTCTGGTTTATGAAATTGATTATAACGAAGAAGAAAAAACCATTAAAGTGGTCATGACACTTTCCACACGGGGCTGTCCGCTGGGCGATACCATCATGCAAAACGTGGAAGTGGTCCTGCAATCGAACTATCCCGATTTTAAAATCGAAGTAGAGTTGGTTTGGGAACCCATGTGGTCACCTGAAATGATCACAGAAGCCGGACGCCAGGCTATTGAGGGTTTTTAAGATCATAAAAAAATAATTCTAACATCAAGGTGATTTAAAAACGGAAAAGATGTTTTTCTCCAAACCTACAGAATACGCGATCAGGGCCATGGTTTATCTCTCGGTTTATGCTTCGGAAGAAAAGAAGCTGGGGCTGAAACAAATGGCCCAGGATCTGGAGTTTCCGGAGCATTACCTGGGGAAAGTATTGCAAGACCTTACCAAAAAACATCTGATCCGTTCAGCCAAAGGTCCGCACGGTGGTTTTTACATGGAAGAAAAAGATCTCGACATTAGCCTGTTGGCCATTATTGATGCGCTGGAAGGATTACAGTTTTTCAACACCTGCGGACTGGGGCTTCACGAATGCAATGAAGAACGCCCCTGCCCTATCCATAAAGATTATCAGATTGTCCGGGGAAATTTCTTTAAAATCCTTTCGGAAAAAACCATCCGGCAGATGCGCGAAGATTTAAAAAATGAAGTAGCATTTATGGATTTTTACCGGGCAGAAAAAGAAAACGAATAACGCTTTTATTTTTTGGGCGTTGCCCGCAAATCAAAAGAAATCCCA
The sequence above is drawn from the Candidatus Sulfidibacterium hydrothermale genome and encodes:
- a CDS encoding metal-sulfur cluster assembly factor, translated to MSDIHHLTEKEKEIAELLKTVIDPEVAVNIIDLGLVYEIDYNEEEKTIKVVMTLSTRGCPLGDTIMQNVEVVLQSNYPDFKIEVELVWEPMWSPEMITEAGRQAIEGF
- a CDS encoding DUF2249 domain-containing protein, producing MVITGNTKISKIIKQDKNVIDVIASINKHFRKLKNPILCKMLASRVSVADAARIGGISTEEFLKKLQQHGYAVQFSDYPENEEVKNTNHNSLTDKKVMDKTNIVTLDARPILAKGIDPFDDIMKTLKSMNDDQTLLIINTFEPIPILNILKKRGYEYETERPEPGVVHTYLQKAGKPEDGKTITEIHTSKEDDFESVEKRFDGKMREIDVRNMEMPMPMVTVLEELEKLSPGEALYVHHKRLPQYLLPELENRGFQLVQKPVNEENLKLIIYK
- a CDS encoding TrmH family RNA methyltransferase → MQPVIVADHIQSPMNVGAILRLAANIHATKVWLVYKEDPGFRSYKIKSTSSGASEKTDWEIISPEKLPEVLPADYEVVAIETTEDAQNIYQTRLPEKIAFVVGNERYGISDELLRLCSQKVFIPIPGPISSLNVSHALGISLFEWLRRQINETTGPF
- a CDS encoding endonuclease, which produces MKRFLLSFFFSLLGFVLIAQIPDGYYDGAAGLKGKALKTALYNIIKGHTTYPYTSSSTDVWDILKETDRDTANPDNVILLYTGRSVNAAQEYNNGKGWSREHVWAKSRGDFDTDPPAGTDAHNLRPADISVNSARSNRWFDSCTVKVYDDGVFTGSYTSTTRWVWQPRKEVKGDVARMIFYMATRYEGENGEPDLQLIDYLPADVDTREPLFAMLHTLLRWSEEDPVDAFERHRNDVVYSYQHNRNPFIDHPEYVQLIWGDTTATAIPHYAEANFSVYPNPVSDVLHFSGQVPAVKYLYSLQGELLKTTAADRIDMQSLPDGLYFVLVKDEKGTVLKKQKVVKTAR
- a CDS encoding RrF2 family transcriptional regulator gives rise to the protein MFFSKPTEYAIRAMVYLSVYASEEKKLGLKQMAQDLEFPEHYLGKVLQDLTKKHLIRSAKGPHGGFYMEEKDLDISLLAIIDALEGLQFFNTCGLGLHECNEERPCPIHKDYQIVRGNFFKILSEKTIRQMREDLKNEVAFMDFYRAEKENE
- a CDS encoding peptide MFS transporter; protein product: MFKGHPKGLYVAFFANMGERFGYYTMLAIFVLYLQSKFGWDATQAGHVYGGFLFGIYFLPLLGGFIADNILGYGKTIVLGIIVMFIGYLMLALPGHGEWFIYGALAVISLGTGLFKGNLQALVGNLYDESKYKKLRDSAFNIFYMGINIGAFFAPSAARAVRSWVLKSQGLEYDAAIPSLAHKYLNGTLANAKELSQFAHEQMGSHFTNLEEFSRHYIDALSKSYNAGFAVAALSMILSIVIFLGFRKYYKHADITHKQQKALNKDSVVELTPEQTKDRLMALGLVFLVVIFFWMAFHQNGFTLTIFARDYTVSAVNKATAVIFNLSTFLPVLMGILGIVLAVGKNNSAKVRLIGAAIAVGSALVGYYTISQLKPEGNPISPEIFQQFNPIFIVFMTPVIVGFFSYLRKRGKEPSSPKKIGIGMVITALGFSIMVLASQGLMSPHDLAQQGGVSPVLRSPFWLIGTYFTLTIAELFLSPIGISFVSQVAPPQYKGLAQGGWLGATAVGNLAAGLIGPFWDKWELWQFFALLVGLTLLSALFIFSILKLLERATNS
- a CDS encoding heme-copper oxidase family protein; protein product: MQAGLSTKNAPSPSVVLPHFIFAALMFLTAAFVLTVAAPHLLLPFHLNPQMLTITHLMVLGFITMIIFGSLYQLIPVVMEVKLYSEILAKITFWLFGIGLLILVYSFWEADFGPKQDWLWFEISGTLVLTAVFLFAINTLVSASRSDRMDMGNIFVVTGIIYLVLTVSLAILMIINFAHPYIPVSVLDLLKMHLTLGLAGWFLFLVIGVSSKLMPMFLIIHKLPDHLLKYAYYLLNAGVIALSSVLYFYPKPWAVIVSTLFILAGIILYLAFIRYAFQHRFRKNLDTGMLLSKAAFLLSVLTLVLGILAIAAPDFLQDYQIQVDVAFIMSIIFGFLTALILGQTYKTLPFIVWLQKYSAKVGKQKIPLPQEIYSDRIARWHMQTYYVAFAFLMAGELMKATWLIQSAGAMFLITAVLYNINVFKIVFHKEKIIENE
- a CDS encoding TIGR01212 family radical SAM protein (This family includes YhcC from E. coli K-12, an uncharacterized radical SAM protein.), encoding MNSPFGTKHRYNAYSDYFKRTFGERVQKITIDAGFTCPNRDGTLARGGCTYCNNNAFNPSYCHPQKPVVQQVAEGIEFHKVRYRRASRYLVYFQPYSNTYAPLEKLKSLYEEALAQEGVTGLVIGTRPDCVDDEKLDYLQQLAEKYYIIIEFGVESIYNQTLERINRQHTFEQSVEAIKATAQRNLHVGAHFIFGLPGETRQMMLDSVKTVSQLPLTTIKFHQLQIITGTAMAADYKKHPENYSLFSFEEYLDFIIRYTEQLNPDFIIERFAGEVPPRFLAGPGWGLIRNDQINVAIEKEMEKRNTWQGKYYKP